A stretch of Syntrophobacterales bacterium DNA encodes these proteins:
- a CDS encoding GIY-YIG nuclease family protein, with amino-acid sequence MTPKPNATWCVYVLQCRDGSLYVGLTNNLAKRLACHDTGKGSKYVRSRRPFQLVKVISCQSAREAYQLEYHLKKLTRERKIRLLCLGDSIPPASVADETSEA; translated from the coding sequence ATGACCCCAAAACCAAATGCCACTTGGTGTGTCTATGTGCTTCAATGCAGGGACGGTTCTCTTTATGTAGGTTTGACCAACAATCTCGCAAAACGGCTCGCGTGTCACGACACCGGGAAAGGCAGCAAATACGTTAGGTCACGACGGCCTTTCCAGCTTGTGAAGGTGATTTCATGCCAATCAGCTCGGGAAGCATATCAGTTGGAGTACCATTTAAAAAAGCTCACGAGGGAAAGAAAGATAAGACTGCTCTGTCTTGGCGATTCAATCCCTCCGGCCTCCGTCGCCGATGAAACCTCCGAGGCTTAA
- a CDS encoding GntR family transcriptional regulator — MAQRKTEPNTKSQEDSSQVAYQGIRRMLYSKELIPGQRIAYRDLAERLQLSPTPIIQALKWLELQGFVCHEPNRGYSMAPFSLKEMEELYELRELIEPSLVPAIIQRIDKKGLRELKTTLDAHLSAEREFYLKERLFKNREFHMTLASLSGKATQIRILQNVFEMLFLKYGGNYFPVASLTSTDQAHQEIYDAVALRSLERAQTIVKNHITNVKVQVLSSVKKMLAEQERSEF, encoded by the coding sequence ATGGCACAGCGAAAGACAGAACCTAATACGAAATCACAGGAAGATAGCAGTCAGGTAGCCTATCAGGGGATCCGGCGGATGCTGTATAGTAAGGAGCTTATCCCGGGACAGAGGATAGCCTACAGGGATCTGGCCGAGCGGCTCCAACTGAGCCCCACACCTATTATACAGGCCCTGAAATGGCTGGAGTTGCAGGGCTTTGTGTGCCATGAACCGAACCGAGGCTACTCCATGGCACCTTTCAGTCTCAAGGAAATGGAGGAACTCTATGAATTGAGAGAGCTTATTGAGCCTTCTTTAGTTCCAGCCATTATCCAGCGCATTGACAAGAAAGGGTTACGGGAACTTAAGACCACACTGGACGCTCATTTGTCGGCGGAAAGGGAATTCTATTTGAAAGAGCGGCTTTTCAAAAACAGGGAGTTCCATATGACGCTGGCCTCCCTTTCCGGAAAAGCCACACAGATAAGAATACTGCAGAATGTCTTCGAAATGTTATTCCTCAAGTATGGCGGAAATTATTTTCCGGTAGCGTCGCTTACTTCCACCGACCAGGCGCACCAGGAAATATATGATGCCGTCGCTCTCAGGAGTCTGGAAAGAGCCCAGACCATTGTCAAAAACCACATCACTAATGTGAAAGTGCAGGTTCTGTCAAGTGTGAAGAAGATGCTTGCGGAACAGGAACGATCCGAATTTTAA
- a CDS encoding 4-hydroxybutyryl-CoA dehydratase — translation MGLKTKEEYIESIRALKPTAYMFGERLTNIVDNPRLRAGIEATAATYEMAGKEENRDLFVTVSPLINEPVSRFNLPPSSIEDLVARVKVNRKMANFVGTCHQRCTGLDCLSSLSIVTYDIDKKYGTSYHKNFTEFLKYMQKNDLTGNAGVTDVKGDRSLNPHEQPDKDMFLRIVEKRDDGIVVRGAKAHQTGSLSSHEIIVLPTRAMGKADTDYAVSFAVPSDTKGLIHVVGRSTLDMRELDGCDIGNVYYSKYCPTIIFNDVFVPWERVFMCGETEFAQDMVVKFSSLHRQSHGGCKSGKIDCMVGAALTLMDYNGTAKAGHLKQKVVDMVHRAETLYGCCLASSYEGKKQPSGTYFIDTVLANASKIHEGKEMSEAIRLMVDAAGGFVADLPSDRDFDNPEIGDLLRKYLKGVGNVPTENRVKMYRLVEKMAMESADTISDIHGGGSPEAHRVTILRETDLESKKRAAKRLAGIKD, via the coding sequence ATGGGTCTTAAAACAAAAGAGGAGTATATCGAATCAATAAGAGCTCTGAAACCGACGGCATATATGTTCGGCGAACGCCTGACAAACATAGTGGACAACCCCAGGCTCCGCGCCGGCATTGAGGCGACGGCAGCTACGTATGAAATGGCTGGCAAAGAAGAAAACCGTGACCTTTTCGTAACTGTAAGCCCCCTTATTAACGAGCCGGTAAGCAGGTTCAATTTGCCCCCTTCAAGCATTGAAGACCTTGTTGCAAGAGTTAAGGTCAATCGTAAAATGGCCAATTTTGTGGGGACCTGCCACCAGCGGTGTACGGGTCTGGACTGTCTGTCGAGCCTCTCCATTGTGACCTATGATATCGACAAGAAATACGGTACCAGTTATCACAAGAATTTTACCGAATTTCTTAAATATATGCAGAAGAACGACCTCACGGGCAATGCAGGCGTAACGGACGTAAAAGGCGACCGTTCCCTTAATCCCCATGAACAGCCTGACAAAGATATGTTTCTCCGCATTGTTGAGAAGCGCGACGACGGCATTGTAGTCCGAGGAGCAAAAGCCCATCAGACTGGGTCCCTCTCGTCCCATGAGATTATTGTCCTTCCCACTAGAGCAATGGGTAAAGCCGACACGGACTATGCCGTGTCATTTGCTGTACCTTCCGACACTAAAGGATTGATCCATGTGGTGGGGAGGTCAACTCTGGATATGCGCGAGTTAGACGGATGCGATATCGGTAATGTATACTATTCAAAATACTGCCCGACCATTATTTTTAATGATGTATTCGTACCTTGGGAGAGAGTGTTTATGTGCGGTGAGACGGAATTTGCTCAGGATATGGTGGTGAAATTTTCCTCCCTCCATCGCCAGAGTCACGGCGGATGCAAATCCGGAAAGATTGATTGCATGGTCGGTGCAGCCCTTACTTTGATGGATTATAACGGAACCGCGAAAGCGGGGCACCTGAAACAAAAAGTTGTCGACATGGTCCATAGGGCAGAGACTCTCTACGGCTGTTGCCTTGCTTCCTCATATGAGGGAAAGAAGCAGCCTTCAGGGACATACTTTATCGATACAGTGCTCGCGAATGCCTCTAAGATTCATGAAGGCAAGGAGATGTCGGAAGCCATAAGGCTTATGGTAGACGCTGCCGGAGGGTTCGTCGCCGATCTGCCGTCGGACAGAGATTTTGACAACCCAGAGATCGGTGATTTGTTGAGAAAGTATCTCAAGGGTGTGGGCAATGTACCGACGGAGAATAGGGTTAAAATGTACAGGCTGGTCGAGAAGATGGCGATGGAAAGTGCGGATACCATATCCGATATCCATGGTGGAGGTTCACCGGAAGCCCACAGGGTAACAATTCTCCGCGAGACCGACTTGGAGAGCAAGAAACGGGCAGCAAAGCGACTGGCTGGCATCAAAGATTGA
- a CDS encoding sodium ion-translocating decarboxylase subunit beta gives MSFNEIWDLLIGTLHTTGFPTLTWQHVVMWAIGCFFLYMAIVKDFEPLLLLPIGFGIFLVNFPNTPLFGFEEGGQPQLLQFFYKYGILWEVIPCLIFLGLGAMTDFEPMISNPKMLLIGAGAQLGVFVTFTGTILAGFTIKEAASVGIIGGADGPTTIYLTAKLAPHLLSANTLAAYSYMSMVPIIQAPVMRMMTTPKERLIRMKIGRKCSKTELILFPLICGGIIALMVPMVMPLMGMLLFGNLMRVSGVVKRLTDTAANPMMDIVTIFLGLSVGASMQAHVFLTYKPMLVFALGLLDFVVCTAGGIITVKIINMVSKDKVNPLIGNSGVSAIPMAPRLSQIIGQQYDKKNYLLMHAMAACLAGSIGSPAAAGMLLSMFE, from the coding sequence ATGAGTTTTAACGAAATTTGGGATCTGCTTATTGGCACGCTCCATACGACGGGGTTTCCGACGTTGACTTGGCAGCATGTCGTCATGTGGGCAATAGGGTGCTTTTTCCTCTATATGGCAATAGTGAAGGATTTTGAGCCTTTACTTCTTCTGCCCATCGGATTTGGAATATTCCTGGTTAACTTTCCAAATACCCCCCTGTTTGGGTTTGAGGAAGGCGGCCAGCCCCAACTGCTGCAATTTTTTTATAAATACGGAATTCTATGGGAGGTAATCCCCTGCCTTATATTTCTCGGACTTGGGGCGATGACGGACTTTGAACCTATGATCTCCAACCCGAAAATGCTCCTTATCGGCGCTGGGGCACAGTTGGGCGTTTTTGTAACTTTCACAGGAACGATCTTGGCGGGTTTCACGATTAAAGAAGCTGCTTCCGTCGGTATTATTGGTGGCGCAGACGGTCCGACGACAATATATCTTACGGCCAAGTTGGCCCCACATCTTCTCAGTGCGAATACGCTGGCCGCATATTCCTACATGTCCATGGTGCCCATTATTCAGGCGCCCGTTATGAGAATGATGACGACCCCGAAAGAGCGGCTCATCAGGATGAAGATAGGAAGAAAATGCTCCAAGACGGAATTGATTCTCTTTCCTCTTATCTGCGGTGGCATCATTGCTTTGATGGTCCCGATGGTTATGCCTTTAATGGGTATGCTCCTGTTCGGTAACCTTATGAGAGTGAGCGGCGTGGTGAAACGTCTAACAGATACAGCCGCAAATCCTATGATGGACATTGTGACTATTTTTCTGGGCTTAAGTGTTGGAGCCTCTATGCAGGCTCATGTATTCCTGACCTACAAACCCATGCTTGTTTTCGCTCTTGGCCTTCTTGATTTCGTCGTATGTACAGCCGGTGGAATCATTACGGTAAAAATCATCAACATGGTCTCAAAAGATAAGGTCAATCCTCTGATCGGTAACTCAGGTGTTTCAGCGATCCCGATGGCTCCCAGACTTTCGCAGATCATTGGACAGCAGTATGACAAGAAAAACTACCTGCTCATGCATGCAATGGCCGCCTGTCTCGCCGGGTCAATCGGCTCACCGGCCGCTGCCGGCATGCTCCTGTCTATGTTTGAGTAA
- the dusB gene encoding tRNA dihydrouridine synthase DusB encodes MMLVIGGLALPVPCMVAPMAGVSDLPFRAITRSFGAPFAFTEMIDAKALSNGDKRTCRMLSSSQDDRPLGVQLVGNDEDYLWRAVDLLHEGGFDLLDFNAACPTTKVTRKGMGAALLRDPYNLKKILRGLVRRSNIPVTVKIRAGWDTDSVNAKEVALLAEDAGIGTLFIHGRTKMQGYSGTVDYRIIREVKQALKIPVIASGDNLTIGSIKTMFDETGCDGVAIARGALGNPWIFKEIIGFFRNDRISYRPDAREVAAVMKNHLDLVVAHHGESRGVSSFRKFFIWYTRGLPGAKPLRDKAFREKTSEALLGVIEEVTGL; translated from the coding sequence ATGATGCTGGTTATTGGCGGCCTCGCTTTGCCTGTCCCATGTATGGTCGCGCCCATGGCGGGTGTAAGCGATCTCCCTTTCCGTGCCATAACGCGCAGTTTTGGGGCTCCCTTTGCTTTTACGGAGATGATTGATGCAAAGGCGTTGAGCAATGGCGACAAAAGGACTTGTCGCATGCTCTCCTCAAGCCAGGATGACAGGCCCCTTGGCGTTCAACTGGTGGGTAATGATGAAGATTATCTCTGGAGGGCCGTTGATCTGCTGCACGAAGGTGGATTCGACCTTCTTGATTTCAACGCGGCTTGCCCGACAACAAAAGTCACACGCAAAGGTATGGGCGCTGCGTTGCTCAGAGATCCTTACAACCTAAAGAAGATCCTTAGGGGGCTTGTTCGCCGTTCGAATATTCCGGTGACCGTGAAAATAAGGGCAGGGTGGGACACCGATTCAGTAAATGCAAAAGAAGTGGCCCTTCTTGCGGAAGACGCAGGTATTGGTACGCTCTTCATTCATGGCAGGACGAAGATGCAGGGCTACAGCGGAACTGTCGACTACCGCATAATCAGAGAAGTGAAACAGGCGTTGAAAATACCTGTCATCGCAAGCGGGGACAATCTTACCATAGGCTCAATAAAAACCATGTTTGACGAAACTGGCTGCGACGGAGTCGCGATCGCCAGGGGAGCGCTAGGCAATCCATGGATATTCAAGGAGATAATCGGGTTCTTTCGGAATGACCGGATTTCTTACCGGCCTGATGCCCGGGAAGTAGCGGCGGTAATGAAGAATCATCTTGATCTGGTTGTGGCCCACCACGGTGAGAGCCGGGGGGTGAGCAGTTTTCGAAAATTTTTCATCTGGTACACACGGGGGCTGCCGGGGGCCAAGCCTCTTCGGGACAAAGCATTCAGGGAGAAAACAAGCGAAGCGCTTCTCGGTGTGATTGAGGAAGTGACTGGCCTTTAA
- a CDS encoding succinate--CoA ligase subunit beta, with product MRLHEYEALDIFEQFGIPVPRRGLAGTMHEALHMAGEIGYPVMLKAQALVGGRGLAGGIKTAASPDELKDAADALLNSDIKGLPVRKILVCEKAEIAKELYVGITIDGYSGKPIIVVSTEGGVRIEETAMMSPEKIAAIHIDPSFGYYPYQARSLLRMLGLKQQLITAWTNVIGQLYEVALRYESLITEINPLVVLPNGGLLAVDAVLEVDDSALSRVRRPLPDRIDRIENPLEKRGREIGVTYVDLDGDIGIISSGAGLGMASMDIIREKMKPANFLETGGGITADLLYRCMELIMRKPRLRGILINVYGGINPIHEGAKGVVRYIQEHNVKLPIVAKALGNRQEETWEIFRSAGVHVVTETATERAVDKLYELVGAG from the coding sequence ATGAGACTTCATGAATACGAGGCGTTAGATATTTTTGAGCAATTCGGTATTCCCGTTCCACGGCGGGGCCTGGCAGGAACAATGCACGAGGCTCTTCACATGGCGGGAGAGATAGGATATCCGGTCATGCTGAAAGCCCAAGCGCTGGTCGGCGGGCGAGGCCTTGCCGGAGGTATTAAGACGGCAGCCTCCCCGGACGAGCTGAAAGACGCAGCCGATGCACTCCTTAATTCCGATATTAAAGGGTTACCTGTCCGTAAGATTCTTGTTTGCGAGAAAGCTGAAATTGCCAAAGAGCTTTATGTGGGTATCACAATAGACGGCTATTCCGGCAAACCAATTATCGTAGTAAGCACCGAAGGCGGGGTACGTATCGAAGAGACAGCCATGATGTCCCCTGAAAAGATTGCGGCAATTCATATCGACCCTTCTTTCGGGTATTATCCTTATCAGGCACGATCTCTGCTCCGGATGCTCGGACTCAAGCAACAGCTCATAACCGCCTGGACCAACGTAATCGGTCAATTATATGAAGTAGCCTTGCGTTATGAGTCTCTTATCACGGAGATAAATCCCCTCGTAGTCCTTCCCAACGGAGGGTTACTGGCTGTCGATGCCGTTCTGGAAGTAGATGATTCTGCGCTCTCCAGGGTCCGACGACCCCTACCCGACCGTATCGACAGGATTGAAAACCCTCTAGAGAAGAGAGGCAGAGAGATCGGGGTCACATATGTCGATCTCGATGGAGATATCGGGATTATCTCATCAGGAGCCGGACTCGGGATGGCATCCATGGACATCATCAGGGAAAAGATGAAACCCGCCAACTTCCTGGAAACAGGAGGTGGGATCACGGCAGATCTGCTTTATCGGTGTATGGAGCTAATCATGAGAAAGCCAAGGCTCCGCGGTATACTGATCAACGTTTACGGCGGCATCAATCCAATACATGAAGGCGCCAAGGGAGTCGTCCGCTACATTCAGGAACATAATGTGAAGCTGCCTATAGTCGCCAAGGCTTTGGGGAACAGACAGGAGGAGACATGGGAGATTTTTCGATCCGCCGGTGTACACGTGGTGACCGAGACGGCCACAGAGAGGGCTGTAGATAAATTATACGAGTTGGTAGGAGCAGGTTGA
- a CDS encoding DEAD/DEAH box helicase has protein sequence MEGAIEKRAMDMLNITLTLENKSSMIFTDPENTLLNAVKSLPPNTVYANVEKRTIFKGFLLYAGDKVENIEWVEGKGVLTVNVADGNGISVHISLEASKVLPRCSCKTYISQSSCEHTVCALLTIIHLLKPNIFKITVEDLEYREHLLAGLRKEPLGKSWGVSLRNRTGSSRLPFMKTAGQLEGVSAENVPLFKIILEGVSGRLKAYVERDGRRVDSTSNTELLPAELAYLVSFIRREDMSLPLSIFLRKWGKDYPVFFDDGNAVHRIDWYDNLVCTTWTEFDTSRTDILVRKGCSMAGDSRPSALIGNFAFNSDRTKMCYVKERHGWELWNSIRDLCRHDPCISTADKDVKDGVLRIPKHIFRKFYLSFSGLTEGGMGPSAVFKVKGVESEPVFPPVSDYRLMVSRHGDNGREFVIKPEFRVGGYSFEPSRGVLSFIRAVEWGRIPVSLRTKKRKPILYEMFFQALTLDQNRKALDETLKKAINERTFGKTKFASMARRLIREASAQTKTAEVRLHSAEQSWQFLTPDRAKELFLFYIPFQVFGSEIFERVILDDSMMIVKEEEFIGHLYSLDSLAKKHGIEVRVDDHPIESAEWEIEIDATKGTIDWFELKPEIRCNGLILDKEVWEKAILGRGVVYRNGVVQILDRKVLENLSAIACLGDTSGKAGKNSSAREIVSVPRLRIIELFMLQKRGISVRFTPLDKEIMSRLTQFDKIEKKLQPSGLKSELRQYQKEGYYWLSFLYEHRFGACLADDMGLGKTIQALALLGAIKERKVLATADDSNPSLVVMPPSLLFNWEKEIERFYSDLTVYVYRGKERSTILKGYDVVLTSYGLVRRDIEKLKNIHFNVIIFDEAQAIKNIFAGTTGAVRQLKGFFKVALTGTPVENHISEYFSIMDLVLPGLLGEYREFQRQARQEMGSFLPVVTERTRPFVLRRTKERILKDLPHKVEYDVYLELTERQKKLYNRTVEEVRSTIDEAYSSKTSSQARIIALTAIMKLRQICLSPDLLAHTHKELSPKIEFLVDKLEELGVESHSSLVFSQFTSFLDLVENELRAKDFRIFRLDGTTPVIKRKEIVEEFQACEGTSVFLLSLKAGGQGLNLTRAAYVFHLDPWWNPAVESQASSRSHRIGQKNKVIVTRLLMRHTVEEKMMALKQRKLSLYRVLMDAPERSSGKAITREDFNFLLGLD, from the coding sequence ATGGAGGGTGCAATTGAAAAACGGGCAATGGATATGTTAAATATAACGCTTACCCTTGAGAATAAGTCGAGTATGATATTTACTGACCCGGAAAATACCCTTCTTAATGCCGTGAAGTCGTTGCCCCCTAACACCGTCTATGCTAACGTCGAGAAGAGAACGATCTTCAAGGGTTTCCTGCTTTATGCAGGGGACAAGGTTGAGAATATCGAATGGGTTGAGGGCAAAGGGGTTCTGACGGTGAATGTGGCGGACGGGAATGGAATATCCGTTCACATCTCCCTGGAAGCATCGAAAGTGTTGCCGCGCTGCTCATGCAAGACATATATTTCTCAGAGTAGCTGCGAGCATACGGTGTGCGCTCTTCTCACTATAATTCATCTCCTGAAGCCGAATATTTTCAAGATAACGGTTGAGGACTTGGAATACAGGGAACACCTGCTCGCAGGTCTACGAAAGGAGCCATTGGGAAAGTCATGGGGAGTCTCTCTGAGGAACCGGACGGGTTCCTCGAGGCTTCCTTTTATGAAGACGGCTGGGCAACTTGAAGGTGTATCGGCGGAGAATGTACCCTTATTCAAGATCATCCTTGAGGGTGTTAGCGGAAGGCTCAAGGCTTACGTGGAAAGAGACGGTCGGCGGGTAGATTCCACGTCAAACACAGAGTTGTTGCCAGCAGAACTTGCGTATCTTGTGAGTTTCATACGGAGAGAGGATATGTCTCTTCCTCTTTCAATATTCCTGAGAAAATGGGGGAAAGATTATCCCGTTTTTTTTGATGACGGCAATGCGGTGCACAGGATTGATTGGTATGATAATCTGGTTTGCACAACATGGACGGAGTTTGATACTTCCAGGACCGATATTTTGGTGAGAAAAGGATGCTCCATGGCCGGAGACTCACGCCCGTCGGCTCTCATCGGGAACTTTGCCTTTAACTCGGACCGTACGAAAATGTGTTACGTAAAAGAGAGACACGGATGGGAACTGTGGAATTCAATAAGGGATCTCTGTCGTCATGACCCCTGCATATCAACGGCAGACAAAGACGTGAAAGATGGGGTTCTTCGTATTCCAAAACACATTTTCAGGAAATTTTATCTTTCTTTCTCCGGCTTGACCGAAGGAGGGATGGGCCCGTCTGCGGTGTTTAAAGTAAAAGGGGTGGAATCGGAACCTGTTTTTCCGCCGGTCTCAGATTACAGATTAATGGTTTCAAGACATGGGGATAACGGGCGAGAATTTGTTATTAAGCCTGAGTTTAGAGTGGGAGGTTACTCATTCGAACCTTCAAGAGGAGTTTTGTCATTCATAAGGGCGGTGGAATGGGGACGGATACCGGTTTCGCTACGCACAAAAAAAAGAAAACCCATCCTTTACGAGATGTTCTTTCAGGCTCTGACATTGGACCAGAATCGTAAAGCGCTGGATGAGACATTAAAGAAGGCGATCAACGAAAGGACATTCGGTAAAACCAAATTTGCCTCCATGGCTCGCAGGTTGATCAGGGAAGCCTCCGCGCAAACGAAGACTGCGGAGGTTCGATTGCATTCCGCGGAGCAGAGCTGGCAATTCCTGACGCCGGATAGAGCGAAAGAACTGTTTCTTTTCTACATACCGTTCCAGGTATTCGGCTCCGAGATTTTCGAACGCGTTATTCTCGATGATTCAATGATGATAGTTAAAGAGGAAGAGTTTATCGGACATCTTTACTCTCTTGACAGTCTCGCGAAAAAGCATGGCATTGAGGTTAGGGTGGACGACCACCCGATTGAGTCTGCCGAGTGGGAGATAGAGATTGATGCGACGAAAGGGACAATCGACTGGTTTGAACTCAAACCTGAGATACGGTGTAACGGACTGATCCTTGATAAGGAGGTTTGGGAGAAGGCGATTCTAGGAAGGGGAGTTGTTTACCGTAATGGCGTCGTGCAAATCCTCGACAGGAAGGTCTTGGAGAACCTTTCGGCCATTGCCTGCCTAGGCGATACATCCGGAAAAGCCGGAAAAAATTCTTCGGCCAGGGAGATCGTTTCCGTCCCTAGACTGAGGATTATAGAACTGTTTATGCTACAGAAGAGAGGTATTTCTGTAAGATTTACGCCACTTGACAAGGAGATTATGTCACGCCTCACCCAGTTCGACAAGATTGAGAAGAAGCTCCAACCTTCGGGCCTCAAATCGGAACTGAGGCAGTATCAGAAAGAGGGGTATTACTGGTTGAGTTTTCTTTATGAGCATAGGTTCGGAGCCTGCCTGGCGGATGATATGGGGCTTGGGAAGACGATTCAGGCGCTCGCCCTTCTCGGCGCCATAAAGGAACGGAAAGTTTTGGCAACTGCGGACGATTCCAATCCATCTCTGGTAGTCATGCCGCCGAGCCTTCTGTTCAACTGGGAAAAAGAAATCGAGAGGTTTTATTCTGACCTTACAGTATATGTGTATCGTGGCAAAGAACGTTCCACGATTCTCAAAGGGTATGATGTAGTTCTGACCAGCTACGGCCTTGTCAGGAGAGATATTGAAAAACTGAAAAATATTCATTTTAACGTTATCATCTTCGATGAGGCGCAGGCAATCAAGAACATATTTGCAGGGACGACAGGTGCGGTTCGCCAGTTAAAAGGGTTTTTCAAAGTAGCTTTGACCGGAACCCCTGTAGAAAATCACATAAGTGAGTATTTTTCGATTATGGACCTTGTTTTACCTGGCTTGTTGGGTGAGTACAGGGAGTTTCAAAGACAGGCCAGGCAGGAAATGGGGTCGTTTCTTCCTGTCGTGACAGAGCGGACAAGACCATTTGTGCTCAGGAGGACCAAGGAGCGCATCCTGAAGGATCTGCCCCATAAGGTCGAATATGATGTATACTTGGAGCTTACGGAGCGTCAGAAAAAGCTCTACAACAGGACAGTGGAAGAGGTAAGATCGACGATTGATGAGGCCTACAGTAGCAAGACCTCGTCTCAGGCACGGATCATCGCGCTGACAGCTATCATGAAACTCCGGCAGATATGCCTGAGCCCCGACCTTCTTGCCCATACCCATAAAGAATTGTCTCCCAAAATAGAGTTCCTTGTGGATAAGTTGGAAGAACTGGGTGTAGAATCTCACAGTTCCCTTGTTTTTTCTCAGTTTACCTCATTTCTCGACCTCGTGGAAAATGAATTACGGGCGAAAGATTTTCGTATTTTTAGACTCGACGGTACTACACCAGTCATTAAGAGAAAGGAAATCGTCGAAGAGTTTCAGGCATGCGAAGGTACCTCGGTCTTTCTTCTCAGTCTGAAAGCCGGAGGACAGGGGCTGAATCTGACCCGGGCTGCCTACGTGTTTCACCTTGACCCTTGGTGGAACCCAGCGGTGGAGAGTCAGGCTTCGAGCAGGTCTCACAGAATAGGTCAGAAAAACAAGGTAATCGTGACAAGACTTCTCATGAGACACACCGTGGAAGAAAAGATGATGGCCCTCAAACAGCGAAAGCTGAGTCTTTACCGTGTTCTTATGGATGCTCCGGAGCGAAGCTCCGGTAAGGCCATAACGCGCGAAGATTTCAATTTTCTTCTTGGACTGGACTGA
- the sucD gene encoding succinate--CoA ligase subunit alpha: protein MGILIDDSTRVIVQGITGRIGSTQTHWMLECGTKVVGGVTPGKGGSTVEGVPVFDSVQEAVKETGANASVFFVPAAFVLDAFLETIDAGIKLIVIVPEHIPVKDVIRMRDYAAQKGVFALGPTTPGILVPGKGKMGIMPTSLFAPGRVGIISRSGTLSYEFAGILSECNVGQSTVIGMGADPVVLRNLADILELFEEDENTDAVIIVGEVGGEQEEKAAGFISRKMTKPVAAYIAGRYSPQGKRMGHAGAIVRGSSGTVEGKHDAMRAAGAEVLESPIQATDWARKHKLR, encoded by the coding sequence ATGGGCATATTGATTGACGATTCCACCCGTGTCATCGTACAGGGGATCACTGGCCGCATCGGGAGTACACAGACTCACTGGATGCTCGAATGTGGAACGAAGGTTGTGGGCGGCGTTACCCCGGGCAAGGGGGGGTCTACGGTGGAAGGGGTACCTGTCTTTGATAGCGTTCAGGAGGCTGTGAAAGAAACAGGAGCCAACGCATCCGTTTTTTTTGTCCCAGCGGCATTCGTCCTTGATGCCTTCCTTGAAACCATCGACGCAGGAATAAAGCTTATCGTGATAGTTCCAGAACACATCCCCGTGAAGGATGTAATCAGGATGCGCGACTACGCCGCACAAAAAGGAGTCTTCGCGCTCGGTCCGACTACACCCGGTATCCTTGTCCCAGGAAAGGGTAAAATGGGCATTATGCCCACCTCTCTCTTTGCTCCGGGCCGCGTAGGCATCATCTCCCGGAGCGGCACGCTCTCCTATGAATTTGCCGGCATCCTCTCGGAGTGCAATGTAGGCCAGAGCACCGTTATCGGTATGGGCGCCGACCCCGTTGTGCTGAGAAATCTCGCCGACATCCTTGAGCTCTTCGAGGAGGATGAGAACACCGACGCCGTGATCATTGTCGGAGAGGTAGGAGGTGAACAGGAAGAAAAGGCGGCCGGCTTTATATCCAGAAAAATGACAAAACCAGTTGCAGCATACATCGCCGGACGATATTCACCTCAGGGGAAACGCATGGGCCATGCAGGCGCCATCGTCAGAGGTTCTTCCGGCACAGTAGAAGGGAAACACGATGCCATGCGTGCCGCAGGGGCTGAGGTTCTTGAAAGTCCTATCCAGGCCACCGACTGGGCCAGGAAGCATAAACTCAGGTAG